The following coding sequences are from one Bradyrhizobium sp. WSM471 window:
- a CDS encoding peroxiredoxin-like family protein: protein MTALSTTDAERLKVAFQRCRDMEGPLNEQLRAYADAGREIFPAYGEAVDRLVTRLGQNGGGDNAPRPGEAMPPFMLPDETGRLVSLPSLLTNGPVAVMFFRGHWCPYCRLNVRAVIQAQDRIAAMGAQIVAIMPETQEFTGVFKADSSAPFPVLTDLDNGYALSLNLAIWLGTEIQQLLSYQDMARFHGNDGWMLPIPAVFVVGRNGLVKARFVDPDFRKRMEIDDLLEALESASREH, encoded by the coding sequence ATGACTGCCCTTTCGACAACCGATGCCGAACGGCTCAAGGTCGCCTTCCAACGCTGTCGGGACATGGAGGGCCCGCTGAACGAGCAACTCCGCGCCTATGCAGATGCGGGGCGTGAAATCTTTCCGGCGTATGGCGAAGCCGTCGACCGCCTCGTCACAAGGCTAGGCCAGAACGGCGGCGGCGATAACGCGCCGCGACCAGGCGAGGCAATGCCGCCTTTCATGCTGCCTGACGAGACCGGACGGCTGGTCTCGCTGCCGTCGCTACTGACGAACGGCCCGGTCGCGGTAATGTTCTTCCGCGGCCATTGGTGTCCCTATTGCCGGCTCAATGTCCGCGCCGTGATCCAGGCGCAGGATCGCATCGCGGCAATGGGCGCGCAGATCGTGGCGATCATGCCGGAAACGCAGGAGTTCACCGGCGTATTCAAAGCTGATTCGAGTGCGCCGTTCCCGGTGCTTACCGATCTCGATAACGGCTATGCGTTGTCTCTCAACCTGGCGATCTGGCTCGGGACGGAGATCCAGCAGCTGCTGTCCTACCAGGACATGGCGAGATTTCACGGCAACGATGGGTGGATGTTGCCGATCCCCGCCGTATTCGTGGTCGGCCGCAATGGTCTCGTGAAAGCCCGCTTCGTCGATCCTGATTTCCGCAAGCGCATGGAGATTGACGATCTGCTCGAGGCGCTCGAAAGCGCGAGCCGTGAACACTGA
- a CDS encoding DUF302 domain-containing protein, which produces MSRHIASRVATFATSLLLLFLLLSAATSVARADSDDGIVRVKSAIPLSEAISRIKADIAAKGIKFFFEVDQSKLASDAGIKLRPSTLLVFGNPPLGTQFITANPNAGLDWPVRLLLTQDDNGDVWAVWTDFDWIARRHNIRNREAQFKMATMVVKSITATITVK; this is translated from the coding sequence ATGAGCCGTCACATCGCATCGCGTGTTGCCACTTTCGCCACCTCGCTTCTGCTGCTGTTCCTGCTGCTATCGGCCGCAACATCGGTTGCGCGAGCCGATAGCGATGACGGCATTGTCCGCGTCAAAAGCGCGATCCCCTTGTCGGAGGCGATCAGTCGCATCAAGGCCGATATTGCGGCAAAGGGCATCAAATTCTTCTTCGAAGTCGATCAGTCCAAGCTTGCTTCCGACGCCGGAATCAAGCTTCGCCCCTCCACCCTGCTCGTCTTCGGCAATCCGCCGCTCGGCACCCAGTTCATCACCGCCAACCCCAACGCCGGACTCGACTGGCCGGTCCGCCTGCTGTTGACCCAGGACGACAATGGCGACGTCTGGGCCGTGTGGACCGATTTCGACTGGATCGCAAGGCGGCACAACATCCGAAATCGCGAGGCGCAGTTCAAGATGGCGACCATGGTCGTCAAGTCCATCACGGCCACCATCACCGTCAAATAA
- a CDS encoding oxygenase MpaB family protein, with product MVAERDLESALDHVRADAAGPVAGVFGPDTVTWQIDREAVIFLGAGRALLLQLAHPWVAAAIAEHSKTFADPIGRFHRTFDIVFAMVFGSLDRALLSSRQLHRRHSMIVGEMPETVGPFAAGSRYCANDIPSLRWVHATLVETALMAHDLVLPPLSAEERERYWTESRLFGALFGLTAHDLPADWSGFAAYTAAMTQSDTLTVSPAAREIAAQIFGGARPWLRPPRWYRALTGSLLPERLRVGFGFELDERDTRSAENALQWIRRVYPRLPDRLRYVGPYQEAQARLRGEPQPDWMTRCLNRIWIGRPQMDRRGKERSAPPLTPSS from the coding sequence TTGGTCGCTGAGAGAGATCTGGAATCTGCCCTCGATCATGTCCGCGCCGATGCGGCGGGACCGGTCGCCGGCGTGTTCGGTCCTGACACGGTGACCTGGCAGATCGATCGCGAGGCCGTGATCTTTCTCGGCGCCGGTCGCGCGCTGTTGCTGCAGCTGGCGCATCCCTGGGTCGCCGCCGCCATCGCCGAGCATTCGAAAACCTTTGCTGATCCGATCGGACGATTTCACCGTACCTTCGACATCGTCTTTGCCATGGTGTTCGGCTCGCTTGACCGCGCGCTGTTATCGTCGCGGCAATTGCACCGGCGCCACAGCATGATCGTCGGCGAGATGCCGGAGACCGTCGGTCCGTTCGCGGCAGGCTCGCGCTACTGTGCCAACGATATCCCGTCGCTGCGCTGGGTTCATGCAACGCTGGTCGAGACCGCGCTGATGGCGCATGATCTGGTTTTGCCGCCGCTCTCGGCGGAGGAGCGCGAACGCTACTGGACCGAGAGCCGGCTGTTCGGTGCCCTGTTCGGATTGACGGCGCACGATCTGCCGGCGGACTGGTCGGGCTTCGCGGCCTACACCGCGGCAATGACGCAGTCGGACACGCTGACTGTCAGTCCGGCGGCGCGCGAGATTGCCGCGCAGATCTTTGGTGGCGCGCGCCCGTGGTTGCGTCCGCCGCGCTGGTATCGCGCGCTCACGGGAAGCCTGCTGCCGGAACGCCTGCGTGTGGGATTCGGGTTCGAGCTTGATGAGCGCGACACCAGATCCGCCGAGAACGCGCTGCAATGGATACGGAGGGTCTATCCAAGATTGCCAGACCGGCTGCGCTACGTCGGTCCCTACCAGGAAGCGCAAGCGCGGCTGCGCGGCGAACCGCAGCCCGACTGGATGACACGGTGCCTCAACAGGATCTGGATCGGCCGCCCGCAGATGGATCGGCGCGGCAAGGAACGAAGTGCTCCGCCCCTAACCCCGTCATCCTGA
- a CDS encoding cupin domain-containing protein — MFNTIELSRASWLGLAVAGALTLSAQPIFAGECPADKIKPNAHQMVDYKPVGVTDTTLGAIDLGKQPAHIEGRELRFRKLTIEPGGIVPWHSHDDRPALIFVQQGEIVEYASNCVDPIVHKAGDIRPEVSGTSHWWKNLGKETVILYVGDVRKDPHDHNM, encoded by the coding sequence ATGTTCAACACTATCGAACTTTCCCGCGCAAGCTGGCTGGGACTTGCGGTCGCCGGCGCTTTGACGCTCTCGGCACAGCCCATCTTCGCAGGCGAATGCCCGGCCGACAAGATCAAGCCGAACGCGCACCAGATGGTCGACTACAAGCCGGTCGGCGTCACCGATACGACGCTCGGCGCGATCGACCTCGGCAAGCAGCCGGCGCATATCGAAGGTCGCGAGCTGCGCTTCCGCAAGCTGACCATCGAGCCCGGTGGCATCGTGCCCTGGCACAGCCATGACGACCGCCCTGCCCTGATCTTCGTGCAGCAGGGCGAGATCGTCGAATATGCCTCCAACTGCGTCGATCCGATCGTGCACAAGGCCGGCGACATCCGCCCGGAGGTGTCCGGCACCTCGCACTGGTGGAAGAACCTCGGCAAGGAAACGGTCATTCTCTATGTCGGCGACGTCCGCAAGGACCCGCACGACCACAACATGTAA
- the ccoS gene encoding cbb3-type cytochrome oxidase assembly protein CcoS — protein MEILVILVPLALMLGLAGLVAFLWSLRSGQYDDLDGAAWRAIADDEPPQEAPAKR, from the coding sequence ATGGAAATTTTGGTCATCCTGGTACCGCTGGCGCTGATGCTCGGTCTCGCCGGTCTCGTCGCCTTCCTCTGGTCGCTCCGGAGCGGCCAGTACGACGATCTCGACGGCGCCGCCTGGCGCGCCATCGCCGACGACGAGCCGCCGCAGGAAGCGCCGGCCAAGCGCTAG
- a CDS encoding NAD(P)/FAD-dependent oxidoreductase has protein sequence MVRQTFDVVILGGGNAGIGVTGPVRRAGLSVAMIEPLDLGGTCPNRGCTPKKVLVAAGQVLHDIERAAAHHIAVGKPRLDWAALIEREKNMIKDIPANLARTMARRQVEVIKGYGAFVAPNTIRVGDRVLEAKHVVVATGSKPRPLPIPGAEYMVTSDAILSDRDLPASVIFIGGGVISLEFAHIYARAGAAVTILEGLAQLLPAMDTDAVAQLAMESERIGIKIRTGVSVQTIERTGNGFRVVFAQDGVERAVEADRVVNGAGRVANTDSLDLAAGQVEHANGRISVDCHLRSTSNPRVHVCGDAVPISPQLSPVATYEGDIVGRNIVDGPRHAPDYAGMATAVYTVPTLAAVGLTEAAARQNESAIEVHVNDMRDWFSARSYAETVAWSKVIVDRATDRVIGAHLVGHTSQELINIFGLAIKFGITASQIRDNVYAYPTFSADIKHMLGRA, from the coding sequence ATGGTGCGCCAAACATTCGATGTCGTCATCCTCGGCGGCGGAAACGCAGGCATCGGCGTGACCGGCCCCGTCCGGCGTGCCGGCCTCTCGGTCGCGATGATCGAGCCGCTCGATCTCGGTGGCACCTGTCCGAATCGCGGTTGCACGCCGAAGAAGGTCCTCGTCGCCGCCGGTCAGGTGCTGCACGACATCGAGCGTGCTGCCGCTCATCATATCGCGGTCGGCAAGCCCAGGCTCGACTGGGCGGCGCTGATCGAGCGCGAGAAGAACATGATCAAGGATATCCCCGCCAACCTCGCCCGCACGATGGCGCGTCGCCAGGTCGAAGTGATCAAGGGGTATGGTGCCTTCGTTGCACCCAACACCATCCGCGTCGGCGATCGCGTGCTCGAGGCCAAACACGTCGTTGTCGCGACGGGCTCGAAGCCGCGGCCGCTACCGATCCCCGGCGCCGAGTACATGGTCACCTCGGACGCGATATTGAGTGATCGCGACTTGCCGGCTTCGGTTATCTTTATCGGCGGCGGCGTAATCTCCCTGGAATTCGCCCACATCTACGCGCGCGCCGGCGCAGCAGTGACGATTCTCGAGGGACTGGCGCAGCTCCTGCCGGCAATGGACACCGATGCGGTTGCCCAACTGGCGATGGAGAGCGAACGCATCGGCATCAAGATCCGGACCGGCGTCAGCGTGCAGACGATCGAGCGGACCGGCAACGGGTTCAGGGTGGTCTTTGCCCAAGACGGGGTCGAGCGGGCGGTCGAGGCGGATCGTGTAGTCAACGGTGCCGGCCGGGTGGCCAATACCGATTCCCTCGACCTTGCGGCCGGTCAGGTCGAACACGCAAACGGACGAATCTCGGTCGACTGCCACTTGCGTTCGACCTCAAATCCTCGGGTTCATGTCTGCGGCGATGCCGTACCGATCTCGCCACAACTTTCGCCGGTTGCCACCTACGAAGGCGACATCGTAGGCCGCAACATCGTCGACGGACCACGACATGCGCCCGACTACGCGGGCATGGCCACGGCGGTCTACACCGTACCGACGCTCGCTGCCGTCGGTCTGACCGAAGCGGCGGCACGGCAGAACGAATCCGCCATCGAGGTCCACGTCAACGACATGCGCGACTGGTTCTCGGCGCGGTCCTATGCCGAGACCGTCGCCTGGTCGAAAGTGATCGTCGATCGCGCCACCGACCGTGTGATCGGCGCGCACCTTGTCGGCCACACCAGCCAGGAGCTCATCAATATCTTCGGGCTTGCGATCAAGTTTGGCATCACGGCGAGCCAGATCCGCGACAACGTCTATGCCTATCCGACCTTCTCCGCCGACATCAAGCACATGCTCGGACGCGCATAG
- a CDS encoding cation-translocating P-type ATPase, translating to MHVSRDFSHYVRTAGEGVQHIDLAVEGVHCAGCMAKIERGLSAIPDVTLARVNLTDRRVALEWKAGTLDPARFIDRLEELGYKAYPYETESAEATEVAESRFLLRCLGVAAFATMNVMMLSIPVWSGNVSDMLREQRDFFHWLSALIALPAAAYAGQPFFRSAWRALSAKTTNMDVPISIGVTLALGMSVVETINHAEHAYFDAAIMLLTFLLVGRVLDQNMRRRTRAVAGNLAALKAETAAKFVGPDEISQVPVAAIYPGDIVLLRPGERCAVDGTVIEGRSEIDQSLITGETLYVTAGQGTPVYAGSMNISGSLRVRVSAASEATLLAEITRLLDNALQARSRYMRLADRASRLYAPVVHATALVTILGWVIAGAGWHDAIVTGVAVLIITCPCALGLAIPTVQTVASGAMFKAGVLLNSGDAIERLAEADHVIFDKTGTLTLPDLEVMNAADIPADIFELAGRLALSSHHPVAAAVAQACDARSPIVGAVEEAGQGVRAVVDGIEIRLGRPSFCGAETLVSDVTNLDPEASVVAFSKGGEKFILSVRQGLRPDAQAVIAGLKARNIGIEILSGDREPAVIAAAHALGVSEWRAGVTPADKIARIEVLKQRGMKVLMVGDGMNDAPSLAAAHVSMSPISAAHLSQATADLVFLGRPLAPVVAAIDASRKALHLMRQNLWLAIGYNVLAVPVAISGVVTPLIAAAAMSGSSILVMLNSLRARNASREIV from the coding sequence ATGCACGTCTCGCGGGACTTCTCGCATTACGTCCGGACTGCGGGCGAGGGCGTCCAGCACATCGATCTCGCGGTCGAGGGCGTTCACTGCGCCGGCTGCATGGCCAAGATCGAGCGCGGGCTGTCCGCGATTCCCGACGTCACGCTGGCGCGTGTGAACCTCACCGACCGGCGCGTTGCGCTGGAATGGAAGGCGGGCACGCTCGATCCGGCCCGCTTCATCGACCGCCTCGAGGAGCTCGGCTACAAGGCCTATCCTTACGAGACCGAGAGCGCGGAGGCGACCGAGGTCGCCGAATCCCGCTTCCTGTTGCGCTGCCTCGGCGTCGCCGCGTTCGCCACCATGAACGTGATGATGCTGTCGATCCCGGTGTGGTCCGGCAACGTCTCGGACATGCTGCGGGAGCAGCGCGATTTCTTCCACTGGCTGTCGGCGCTGATCGCACTGCCGGCGGCGGCCTATGCCGGCCAACCGTTCTTCCGCTCGGCCTGGCGCGCGCTGTCGGCCAAGACCACCAACATGGACGTGCCGATCTCGATCGGCGTGACGCTGGCGCTCGGCATGTCCGTGGTCGAGACCATCAACCACGCCGAGCACGCCTATTTCGACGCGGCGATCATGCTGCTCACTTTCCTCCTGGTCGGCCGCGTCCTCGACCAGAACATGCGGCGGCGGACCCGCGCGGTCGCGGGCAATCTCGCCGCGCTCAAGGCGGAGACCGCGGCCAAGTTCGTCGGGCCTGACGAGATATCCCAAGTGCCGGTGGCCGCGATCTATCCCGGCGACATCGTCCTGCTGCGACCCGGCGAGCGCTGCGCGGTCGACGGCACCGTGATCGAGGGCCGTTCCGAGATCGACCAGAGCCTGATCACCGGCGAGACGCTCTACGTCACGGCAGGCCAAGGCACGCCGGTCTATGCGGGATCGATGAACATCTCGGGCAGCTTGCGGGTGCGGGTCTCGGCGGCCTCCGAGGCGACGCTGCTCGCCGAGATCACCCGGCTGCTCGACAATGCGCTGCAGGCGCGCTCGCGCTACATGCGGCTCGCCGACCGCGCCTCGCGACTCTACGCGCCCGTGGTGCATGCCACCGCGCTCGTCACCATCCTCGGCTGGGTCATTGCGGGCGCCGGCTGGCATGATGCGATCGTGACCGGCGTCGCGGTGCTGATCATCACCTGTCCCTGCGCGCTCGGACTCGCCATTCCGACGGTGCAGACAGTGGCCTCGGGCGCGATGTTCAAGGCGGGTGTCCTGCTGAATTCCGGCGATGCCATCGAGCGTCTCGCGGAAGCCGATCACGTCATCTTCGACAAGACCGGGACGCTGACGCTGCCCGATCTCGAAGTGATGAATGCGGCCGATATCCCCGCTGATATCTTCGAGCTTGCCGGACGGCTCGCGCTGTCGAGCCATCATCCGGTCGCCGCCGCGGTCGCGCAGGCCTGCGACGCCAGATCGCCTATCGTCGGCGCGGTCGAGGAGGCCGGCCAGGGCGTGCGCGCTGTCGTCGACGGCATCGAGATTCGCCTCGGCCGTCCGTCCTTCTGCGGCGCCGAGACGCTGGTCTCGGACGTGACAAATCTGGATCCCGAAGCCTCCGTCGTGGCTTTCAGCAAGGGTGGCGAAAAATTCATCCTCTCTGTGCGCCAGGGCCTCCGTCCCGATGCGCAGGCTGTGATCGCGGGGCTCAAGGCGCGCAATATCGGCATCGAGATTCTCTCCGGCGACCGTGAACCGGCTGTGATCGCGGCGGCCCACGCGTTGGGCGTCTCCGAATGGCGGGCCGGGGTGACGCCGGCCGACAAGATCGCGCGGATCGAGGTCCTGAAGCAGCGGGGCATGAAGGTCCTGATGGTCGGCGACGGCATGAACGATGCGCCGTCGCTGGCGGCGGCCCACGTCTCAATGTCGCCGATCTCGGCCGCGCATTTGAGCCAGGCGACCGCCGATCTCGTCTTCCTCGGCCGGCCGCTGGCCCCGGTCGTCGCCGCTATCGATGCGTCACGCAAGGCGCTGCACTTGATGCGGCAGAATCTCTGGCTTGCGATCGGCTACAATGTCCTCGCGGTGCCGGTCGCGATCAGCGGCGTCGTGACGCCCCTGATCGCGGCTGCCGCCATGAGCGGATCATCGATCCTGGTCATGCTGAATTCGTTGCGTGCGCGCAACGCCTCGCGGGAGATCGTGTGA
- a CDS encoding 3-hydroxybutyrate dehydrogenase, with translation MNIPVKPQTSVSSRALAGKIALVTGSTSGIGLGIARALAAAGADIVLNGLGAADEIGRTREQIAADFGVNASFSPADMTRPKSIAEMIAATIAQCGRLDILVNNAGIQHVAPLDQFPVEKWDQILAINLSSAFHTTRVALPAMRKNGFGRIINIFSSHGLVGSPFKAAYVAAKHGILGLTKVTALETAEEGITCNAICPGYVYTPLVEAQIDGQAKAHGISRDQVIHDVLLAQQPNKRFSTVEELGALAVFLSTDAAATITGIALPVDGGWTAH, from the coding sequence ATGAATATTCCAGTCAAACCACAGACCTCGGTATCCTCACGCGCGCTCGCCGGCAAGATTGCGCTGGTGACCGGTTCGACCAGCGGTATCGGGCTCGGCATCGCCCGAGCGCTTGCCGCAGCCGGCGCCGACATCGTGCTGAACGGCCTCGGCGCCGCTGACGAGATCGGCAGGACGCGCGAGCAGATCGCCGCCGATTTCGGCGTCAACGCCAGCTTCTCGCCGGCGGACATGACGAGGCCAAAATCCATCGCGGAGATGATTGCGGCCACCATAGCCCAATGCGGCCGGCTCGACATTCTCGTCAACAATGCCGGCATCCAGCATGTGGCGCCCCTCGATCAATTCCCGGTCGAGAAGTGGGACCAGATCCTGGCGATCAACCTGTCGTCGGCCTTCCACACCACCCGAGTTGCGCTGCCGGCCATGCGCAAGAATGGGTTTGGCCGGATCATCAACATTTTCTCGAGCCATGGCCTGGTCGGATCACCGTTCAAGGCCGCCTATGTCGCCGCTAAACACGGCATCCTCGGGCTCACCAAGGTGACGGCACTCGAGACGGCTGAAGAAGGCATCACCTGCAACGCGATCTGCCCCGGTTACGTCTACACGCCGCTGGTCGAGGCGCAGATCGACGGGCAGGCGAAAGCACACGGCATCTCGCGCGACCAGGTGATCCACGATGTGCTGCTGGCGCAGCAGCCGAACAAGCGCTTCTCGACGGTCGAAGAGCTCGGCGCGCTCGCCGTGTTTCTGTCGACCGATGCGGCGGCCACGATCACCGGGATTGCGTTGCCCGTCGACGGAGGCTGGACCGCGCATTGA
- a CDS encoding LysR family transcriptional regulator — translation MEMHQVRYFLAVAQLLNFTRAAEDCNVTQPSLTRAIKQLEAELGGDLFRRERPAAQLTELGQRMHPLLKQCYDAAAGARSLASSFRSGEIGALRVALTHSIDLALLIPHLNEIKRQFNRLELRFLRGSSREVGEFLKKGEAELGIAAEIDEAWDRLDVWPLFTEPFELVVSKENRLAECSSIELDDLRAEQMLVRNYCEHAKRIGASLREHGIDFDRGHEISSERDLIELIEADIGVAMLPHTSPVPDSLKRTAVSGLDARRTVNLYGVAGRQRTAVANAVMRMLRGADWRPIAG, via the coding sequence ATGGAAATGCACCAGGTCCGCTATTTCCTCGCGGTGGCGCAACTCTTGAACTTCACGCGTGCCGCCGAGGACTGCAACGTGACGCAGCCTTCGCTGACGCGTGCGATCAAGCAGCTCGAGGCCGAGCTCGGCGGCGATCTGTTTCGCCGCGAACGCCCCGCGGCGCAATTGACCGAGCTCGGCCAGCGCATGCATCCGCTGCTGAAGCAATGCTATGATGCCGCCGCCGGTGCGCGTTCGCTCGCCTCCTCGTTTCGAAGCGGCGAAATCGGCGCCCTGAGGGTCGCCCTGACGCATTCGATCGATCTGGCGCTGCTCATCCCGCACCTCAACGAAATCAAACGACAGTTCAACCGGCTCGAGCTCCGTTTCCTGCGCGGCTCGAGCCGCGAGGTCGGTGAATTCCTGAAAAAGGGCGAAGCCGAACTCGGCATCGCCGCCGAGATCGACGAAGCCTGGGATCGTCTCGACGTCTGGCCGCTGTTCACCGAACCTTTCGAGCTCGTCGTCAGCAAAGAGAATCGGCTCGCCGAGTGCAGCAGCATCGAATTGGATGATCTCCGCGCCGAGCAAATGCTCGTCCGCAACTATTGTGAGCACGCCAAGCGTATCGGGGCGAGCCTTCGCGAACACGGCATCGACTTCGATCGCGGCCACGAAATTTCCAGCGAACGCGACCTGATCGAACTGATCGAGGCCGATATCGGCGTCGCCATGCTGCCGCACACCTCACCGGTCCCGGACAGCCTGAAGCGCACCGCCGTCTCAGGGCTGGACGCGCGGCGCACCGTCAATCTCTATGGCGTCGCGGGCCGCCAGCGCACGGCGGTCGCCAACGCCGTGATGCGCATGCTGCGCGGCGCGGACTGGCGACCGATTGCGGGATAG
- a CDS encoding patatin-like phospholipase family protein — translation MNGVKRDTSASKDLPGQVVLVLQGGGALGSYQAGVYQALHEAGIEPDWIIGTSIGAINACLIAGNAPDQRLQRLKEFWKRMEQNPVWNLRTAFPGFNEKLAYWSTVTHGIPGFFRPNPLAHAGDSYPLGADHAGFYSTAPLERTLLELVDFGRINRCAPRLTVGAAHVRSSQMRYFDSRDGELTVKHVMASGALPPAFPAVRIDGELYWDGGILSNTPTEAVFDDNPRKDSLIFAVHLWNPVGAEPTTMAEVLNRHKDVQYSSRIASQIARQQQAHRLRHVINQLAARLPEGERSDPAVRELTSYGCPTRMHVVRLLAPQLDRESHTKDIDFSPSGIMRRWDAGYSHTKSVLERRPWVGEFDPLAGVVLHEHMDVMPIAAE, via the coding sequence ATGAACGGTGTGAAGCGCGATACCAGCGCGTCGAAGGATCTGCCCGGCCAGGTGGTGCTGGTGCTTCAGGGCGGCGGTGCGCTCGGGTCCTATCAGGCCGGGGTGTACCAGGCACTGCACGAGGCCGGCATCGAGCCGGACTGGATCATCGGCACCTCGATCGGCGCCATCAATGCCTGCCTCATTGCGGGCAACGCGCCTGATCAGCGGCTGCAGCGCCTGAAGGAGTTCTGGAAACGAATGGAGCAAAATCCGGTCTGGAATCTGCGCACCGCGTTTCCCGGCTTCAACGAAAAGCTCGCCTATTGGTCGACCGTGACCCACGGCATTCCCGGTTTCTTTCGCCCCAATCCATTGGCGCATGCGGGCGATTCCTATCCGCTCGGAGCCGATCACGCGGGCTTCTATTCGACGGCGCCGCTGGAGCGGACGCTGCTCGAGCTCGTCGATTTCGGCCGGATCAATCGCTGCGCGCCACGATTGACGGTCGGTGCCGCTCACGTCCGCAGTAGCCAGATGCGCTATTTCGACAGCCGCGACGGCGAGCTGACGGTGAAGCATGTCATGGCGTCAGGCGCGCTGCCGCCGGCGTTTCCGGCCGTGCGCATCGACGGCGAGCTCTATTGGGACGGCGGCATCCTGTCCAACACGCCGACGGAAGCGGTCTTCGACGACAATCCGCGCAAAGACTCGCTGATCTTCGCCGTACACCTATGGAACCCCGTCGGCGCCGAGCCGACCACCATGGCGGAGGTGCTGAACCGGCACAAGGATGTGCAATATTCCAGCCGGATCGCGAGCCAGATCGCGCGCCAGCAGCAAGCCCATCGCCTGCGCCACGTCATCAACCAGCTCGCCGCGCGACTGCCCGAGGGCGAGCGCAGCGATCCGGCCGTGAGGGAGTTGACCAGCTACGGCTGCCCGACCAGGATGCATGTCGTGCGCCTGCTTGCGCCGCAGCTCGACCGCGAGAGCCACACCAAGGATATCGACTTCAGTCCGTCCGGCATCATGCGGCGCTGGGATGCCGGCTATTCGCACACCAAGTCCGTGCTGGAGCGAAGGCCGTGGGTTGGCGAGTTCGATCCGCTCGCGGGCGTGGTGCTGCACGAACATATGGACGTCATGCCGATTGCGGCGGAGTAA
- a CDS encoding MFS transporter, with translation MTDLSAPIKPTAMTTDAYSPGLALCSLVIGLTAFLTVVDLFATQAILPSLTRHYGVTPAAMGFAVNASTFGMAVASLVVGFFSPRINRRTGILLSLALLAVPTSLLATAPNLAVFTALRVAQGLCMASAFALTLAYLGEQCSTMDAGGAFAAYITGNVASNLVGRLISAAVADGLGLAWNFYFFAALNLAGAVLVYFTIGRVQPMHAMMTAGSPLSAAIAHWRNPQLRAAFGIGFCILFAFIGTFTFVNFVLVQPPLSLGMMDLGLVYFVFLPSVVTTLLAGRVASRLGTRPTIWGSLAIAGIGLPLMLAPHLGEVITGMVLVGVGTFFAQAAATGFVGQAATDSRGIASGTYLACYFCGGLVGTAVLGRLFDGFGWQACVAGVGAALAAAALLTLGLKR, from the coding sequence GTGACCGATCTTTCCGCGCCGATCAAGCCGACCGCGATGACGACAGACGCGTATTCGCCAGGTCTCGCGCTTTGCTCCCTCGTCATCGGCTTGACCGCCTTCCTGACTGTCGTCGACCTGTTCGCGACGCAGGCGATCCTGCCTTCGCTGACGCGCCATTACGGCGTCACACCGGCGGCGATGGGCTTTGCCGTCAATGCCAGCACCTTCGGCATGGCGGTAGCCAGCCTCGTCGTCGGCTTCTTCAGCCCGCGCATCAACCGGCGGACCGGCATCCTGCTCAGCCTCGCGCTGCTGGCAGTCCCCACCAGCCTGCTGGCGACCGCACCAAATCTCGCGGTCTTCACCGCTTTGCGGGTCGCGCAGGGCCTGTGCATGGCATCCGCCTTCGCGCTCACCCTCGCCTATCTCGGCGAGCAATGCAGCACGATGGATGCCGGCGGCGCCTTTGCCGCCTACATCACCGGCAATGTCGCCAGCAACCTGGTCGGCCGGCTGATCTCGGCGGCGGTCGCCGACGGCTTGGGCCTCGCCTGGAATTTTTATTTCTTCGCAGCCCTCAATCTGGCCGGCGCGGTGCTGGTCTATTTCACCATCGGGCGCGTGCAGCCGATGCATGCGATGATGACTGCGGGATCGCCCCTCTCCGCCGCGATCGCGCACTGGCGCAATCCGCAGTTGCGCGCGGCCTTCGGCATCGGATTCTGCATCCTGTTCGCCTTCATCGGCACCTTCACCTTCGTGAATTTTGTGCTGGTCCAGCCGCCGCTGTCGCTTGGCATGATGGACCTGGGCCTTGTCTATTTTGTCTTCCTGCCGTCGGTCGTCACGACCTTGCTGGCGGGCAGAGTGGCATCGCGCCTCGGAACGCGTCCGACGATCTGGGGCTCGCTCGCCATCGCCGGGATCGGGCTGCCGCTGATGCTGGCGCCGCATCTGGGCGAAGTCATCACCGGCATGGTTCTGGTCGGCGTCGGCACCTTCTTCGCGCAAGCGGCTGCGACAGGATTCGTAGGACAGGCGGCGACCGACAGCCGCGGCATCGCCAGCGGGACCTATCTTGCCTGCTACTTCTGCGGCGGCCTGGTCGGGACGGCCGTGCTCGGCCGACTGTTCGACGGCTTCGGCTGGCAAGCGTGCGTCGCGGGTGTCGGCGCGGCCCTCGCTGCGGCCGCTCTGCTCACCCTTGGCCTGAAGCGCTAG